The Heterodontus francisci isolate sHetFra1 chromosome 33, sHetFra1.hap1, whole genome shotgun sequence genome has a segment encoding these proteins:
- the rpl23 gene encoding large ribosomal subunit protein uL14 has protein sequence MSKRGRGGSSGAKFRISLGLPVGAVINCADNTGAKNLYIISVKGIKGRLNRLPAAGVGDMVMATVKKGKPELRKKVHPAVVIRQRKAYRRKDGVFLYFEDNAGVIVNNKGEMKGSAITGPVAKECADLWPRIASNAGSIA, from the exons ATGTCTAAGAGAG GACGTGGTGGTTCGTCTGGAGCGAAATTTCGCATCTCGCTCGGTCTCCCTGTCGGGGCGGTGATCAACTGTGCCGATAACACAG GTGCCAAGAACCTGTACATCATCtcggtcaaagggatcaagggacgtTTGAACAGGCTACCAGCTGCTGGCGTTGGCGACATGGTCATGGCAACTGTAAAGAAAGGCAAACCAGAGCTCAGGAAAAAGG TGCATCCAGCAGTAGTGATACGGCAGCGGAAAGCATACCGGAGAAAAGACGGAGTGTTCCTCTACTTCGAAGACAATGCAGGGGTAATAGTAAATAACAAAGGAGAAATGAAAG GCTCAGCGATCACAGGCCCTGTTGCCAAGGAATGTGCAGATCTGTGGCCCAGGATTGCTTCCAATGCTGGGAGCATTGCATAA